From the genome of Vicia villosa cultivar HV-30 ecotype Madison, WI linkage group LG2, Vvil1.0, whole genome shotgun sequence, one region includes:
- the LOC131646750 gene encoding protein NUCLEAR FUSION DEFECTIVE 4-like gives MFLFSSNFVAEKWLGFVTAIWVQTICGNNYTFANYSDVLKSLMFLTQMQLNNLSVAKDVGKAFGIFSGLVSDRWPTSVILMIGAIMGFIGYGVQWLVVSQRITPLPYWLMCVFLCLGGNSSTWMNTAVLVTCMRSFSKNRGPVSGILKGYLGLSTAIFTDVCTALFSSDPSKFLLMLTIVPAVICLIAAIFLRETPSASTSTEENQETRFFNVFNLIAVTVAVYLLVFDISGPHKHLVSLVFTIGLLILLAMPLLVPLYLLFFKISPSLDKEKQIHEPLLTQKIEKEEPCPKVEEVEIKRKPVLGEDHTIIEMAKTVDFWVLFLSFLCGVGTGLCVMNNMGQMGLALGYHDVSLFISFISIWGFFGRILSGSLSEYYIRKSGMPRLVWNAAAQILMAVGYITLAMALPGSLYIGSMLVGICYGVRLTITPAAASELFGLKYYGLLYNILILNLPIGSFIFSGLIAGYLYDLEATSVPGGGNTCIGAHCFRLVYLIMAFACVLGCGLDLLLSVRTKKIYSKIHIERNLVNPILR, from the exons ATGTTTTTATTCTCTAGTAACTTTGTTGCTGAAAAATGGCTAGGATTTGTGACAGCCATATGGGTACAAACAATATGTGGAAACAATTATACATTTGCAAACTATTCTGATGTGTTGAAGTCTCTAATGTTTCTGACTCAGATGCAGCTTAACAATCTCTCTGTTGCTAAAGACGTTGGCAAAGCTTTTGGTATTTTCTCTGGTCTTGTTTCGGATCGTTGGCCAACTTCTGTTATTCTCATGATTGGTGCTATCATGGGGTTCATTGGCTACGGTGTTCAATGGCTTGTTGTAAGCCAAAGAATCACCCCTCTCCCTTATTGGCTG ATGTGTGTATTCTTATGTTTGGGAGGAAACAGCTCAACATGGATGAACACAGCAGTGCTTGTAACTTGCATGAGAAGCTTCTCGAAAAACCGCGGTCCAGTTTCTGGTATTCTTAAAGGGTATTTAGGACTCAGCACAGCAATCTTCACTGACGTCTGCACAGCTTTGTTTTCCTCGGATCCATCGAAGTTTCTATTAATGCTCACAATTGTTCCTGCTGTTATTTGTCTCATTGCTGCTATTTTTCTTCGTGAAACTCCATCAGCTTCTACTTCTACAGAAGAAAACCAAGAGACAAGGTTCTTCAATGTGTTTAACTTGATTGCAGTTACAGTAGCAGTTTATCTCTTGGTTTTTGATATCTCTGGACCTCATAAACATCTTGTTTCATTGGTTTTCACAATAGGACTTTTGATCCTATTAGCCATGCCACTTCTTGTTCCTTTATATTTACTTTTCTTCAAAATTAGTCCTAGTCTTGACAAAGAAAAACAGATTCATGAGCCATTGTTGACTCAAAAGATTGAAAAGGAAGAGCCATGTCCCAAGGTGGAGGAAGTTGAGATTAAACGAAAACCGGTGTTAGGGGAAGATCATACTATCATTGAAATGGCGAAAACCGTTGATTTTTGGGTTTTGTTTTTGTCATTTCTATGCGGTGTGGGAACAGGACTTTGTGTTATGAATAACATGGGACAAATGGGATTAGCACTTGGATACCATGAtgtttctttgttcatttctttcATTAGCATTTGGGGTTTCTTTGGACGCATTCTTTCTGGTTCACTCTCTGAATACTACATCAG AAAATCGGGCATGCCGAGGCTAGTTTGGAATGCAGCAGCACAAATTCTGATGGCTGTTGGTTACATTACATTGGCTATGGCCTTACCGGGATCATTATACATTGGCTCGATGCTAGTTGGAATATGCTATGGAGTTCGTCTTACAATAACACCAGCAGCAGCTTCAGAACTATTTGGTCTGAAATACTATGGTTTATTATACAACATTCTGATTCTCAACCTTCCTATTGGTTCATTCATCTTTTCTGGTCTCATTGCTGGTTATCTATATGATCTTGAAGCCACTAGTGTGCCGGGAGGTGGAAACACTTGCATTGGAGCACATTGTTTCAGGCTTGTGTATTTGATTATGGCTTTTGCTTGTGTCTTGGGGTGTGGATTGGATCTTTTGCTTTCTGTTAGAACAAAGAAGATATATTCCAAGATACATATAGAGAGAAATCTTGTCAACCCAATActaagatga